A window of Hymenobacter siberiensis genomic DNA:
GTTGCTGGGCCGCGTGGTGCCAGAAGCCGAAGGCCCGGATGTGCGTGAGCTATTCTATCAGAAATACCGCCTGAATTACCGGGTCGTGAGCCAGACCGAAATTCTGATGCTCACGCTGCACCCGTCGTTACGGCCGTTGACAGCGGGCTCGCTGTTGGAATAATATGTTGCCGGTGATGTATTCAACGTTTCCGAAAACCGTTCTGATGGCTCCGAAAAGTTCTCTAATGGCCCCGCGAGCCAGCTGAGGTCTCCAGTAATGAGTCCGATGTACCGGAAAGGAAATTATTGTGCCTGCACATACCCTCCCACTAATGGCTACAATACAGGAACAGGCAGCAACGAAAGTTTTTCTAGCAGACAAGTGCGTTGTCTTAACCCAAGGAAGCAAGGAAGTAGTCCGAATTCCTATTGATAGTATAAAGCTGATTGGCGAATACACAACGGCAAACGGCCCAGTGGCTGACGATTGGTTTATCGTCTTCATGACTTCGGAGAAGAACTGGACGCAGATTTCTCACTACACTCCCGGAATGTTGGAGATGCTACAGGAATTAGGCGCTCATCTGGAAGCTGGGATAATAGGGTGGCTGGCCTATTCGACTAGCTGGAAAACCAACATCATCTGGCCCCAACAGGTGGCAGGGCAAGAAATGTGGGACGCAATCAGCGAGGTTCAGACAACGCTAGTTGGCCGGCTCAAAAAAGCTTTGGGGCTGGGAAATCAGCACTTAGTGTTAACAACGGCTTCGGCCTCCGTTTTCTAAAATAGCGCTAACTAGCGCCGGCCCTTTACACTATCCGGCACACCACTCCCGCTGTTCATCTGCTCCAGCAGGTTGTCGGCGGCTATGGTGTCCACGGCCTCGGCGCGGCGGCGGGTAGGCTCTGATTCCGACACGCAGTTATACTTCTTCACGATTTTGACCGAAGCGGCGGGGAAGTGGCCGGGGGTGTAGTCCAACTCTTTGTCTTTGTACACTTTCTCCATGAACTTGCCGAAGATGGGCAGGGCCGTACGGCCGCCTTCGCCCTGCTGCGAGCCGGTGAAGTGAATGCTGCGGTCTTCGCCGCCCACCCACACGCCGGTCATCAGGTCCTTGGTCATGCCCATGTACCAGCCGTCGGAATAGTTGGAAGTGGTGCCGGTTTTGCCGCCGATTTGGTTGTCGTTGTGCCAGAGGTCGTAGTCCC
This region includes:
- a CDS encoding type II toxin-antitoxin system RelE/ParE family toxin; amino-acid sequence: MVQIRWSRRIITEIHEARDYLHAFSPRSAERLTDAVFGKAALLESQPLLGRVVPEAEGPDVRELFYQKYRLNYRVVSQTEILMLTLHPSLRPLTAGSLLE